One part of the Silurus meridionalis isolate SWU-2019-XX chromosome 26, ASM1480568v1, whole genome shotgun sequence genome encodes these proteins:
- the LOC124379964 gene encoding B-cell receptor CD22-like isoform X3 codes for MNVNSLNAGSYSCAVKGHEDLRSPAVCHFDPKKCWSVTYSSQTICSVIGSSVDIHSYYTFPNYHKVTSKFWFVKEQVNIEPVDMIEDETYQGRVQYTHSSLNNCSLRITNLRETDAQTYTFRFFTDWDKFMGEPGVLLSVTDLKVIVQSDWSDQNIQLSCNTTCTLSHNTIYIWYKNEQRVPECKSASCSVAADSGEVSYSCAVEPHESFRSPPVYSPTNTKAVVISSGDTVEGDSVTMSCSSDANPPVLIYTWFKREDPDILLTSNQKFNISNLSKQHSGFYYCTAYNQLGRHNATPVHLDVLYAPRNTSLSVASGDLPTLSCSSDSNPISSYTWYGKTQGGVTLTGNGAKLTLSSQSLYKLYYCTAENRLGASNSSEWAHKSDNRVVTYAASAVTVASVVIFFAVFLWICRRRASGSSSRREECTKNNSPPVYGNISDSTSDPTQTTSSEVQDSVQYRSVYFSHSNAQEVPLYSTVQLPKVYSQKEEVEYATVSLVTYSDVREEEIYKNLKFQK; via the exons ATGAATGTCAATAGTTTAAATGCAGGCAGCTACTCCTGTGCTGTAAAGGGACATGAGGATCTTCGCTCTCCTGCTGTCT gtcatTTTGATCCGAAGAAATGCTGGAGTGTGACTTACTCATCCCAGACTATCTGCTCTGTAATTGGCTCGTCAGTGGACATTCACAGTTATTATACCTTCCCTAATTATCACAAGGTCACAAGCAAGTTCTGGTTTGTTAAAGAGCAGGTTAACATTGAGCCTGTGGATATGATAGAGGATGAAACGTATCAGGGCCGAGTGCAGTACACACACAGTTCCCTGAATAACTGTAGTCTGAGAATCACCAATCTGAGAGAGACAGACGCTCAAACATACACATTCAGATTCTTCACCGACTGGGACAAATTCATGGGCGAACCTGGAGTCCTACTGTCGGTTACAG ATCTGAAGGTTATAGTCCAGTCAGACTGGAGTGATCAGAACATACAGCTGAGCTGTAACACCACTTGCACTCTGTCTCACAACACAATTTACATCTGGTACAAGAACGAACAGCGTGTTCCTGAGTGTAAATCTGCCTCCTGCTCTGTAGCAGCAGACAGTGGTGAGGTCAGTTACAGCTGTGCTGTTGAACCTCATGAGAGTTTCCGATCTCCtccagtgt ATTCCCCTACAAACACCAAAGCAGTGGTGATTTCCTCTGGAGACACGGTAGAAGGAGATTCAGTGACTATGAGCTGCAGCAGTGACGCAAATCCTCCTGTTCTCATCTACACCTGGTTCAAGCGAGAAGATCCAGATATACTGCTGACATCAAACCAGAAATTCAACATCAGCAACCTCAGCAAACAGCACAGCGGATTCTACTACTGTACTGCTTACAACCAGCTGGGACGCCACAACGCTACACCCGTACACCTGGACGTCTTAT ACGCTCCTCGAAACACATCGTTGTCTGTCGCGTCTGGTGATTTGCCTACACTGTCATGCTCAAGTGACTCAAACCCCATCAGCTCGTACACCTGGTATGGAAAAACGCAAGGAGGCGTGACGCTGACTGGAAATGGTGCTAAATTAACTTTATCATCACAATCCTTATACAAATTGTATTACTGTACAGCAGAAAATCGACTCGGGGCTTCCAATTCGTCCGAATGGGCACATAAATCAG ATAACAGAGTCGTGACGTACGCCGCATCCGCAGTCACTGTTGCTTCGGTTGTGATATTTTTCGCTGTATTTCTCTGGATATG CAGGAGACGAGCATCAGGGTCGAGTAGCAGAAGGGAGGAGTGCACCAAA AATAACTCCCCTCCTGTGTATGGGAACATCTCAGACTCGACGTCTGACCCCACACAAACAACCTCCTCAGAAGTTCAGGACAGTGTTCAGTACCGCAGTGTTTATTTCAGCCACTCGAATGCACAGGAGGTGCCTCTCTACTCAACTGTTCAACTGCCAAAGGTTTATAGTCAGAAGGAGGAAGTAGAATATGCTACAGTGAGCCTTGTCACGTACAGTGATGTTCG agagGAAGAAATCTACAAGAATCTGAAATTCCAAAAATAA
- the LOC124379964 gene encoding sialoadhesin-like isoform X2 yields MYMVHTICRYYCGYIRSNAIKKLSCVTTCTLSDIPTYIWYKNGHVIYENKKVMNVNSLNAGSYSCAVKGHEDLRSPAVCHFDPKKCWSVTYSSQTICSVIGSSVDIHSYYTFPNYHKVTSKFWFVKEQVNIEPVDMIEDETYQGRVQYTHSSLNNCSLRITNLRETDAQTYTFRFFTDWDKFMGEPGVLLSVTDLKVIVQSDWSDQNIQLSCNTTCTLSHNTIYIWYKNEQRVPECKSASCSVAADSGEVSYSCAVEPHESFRSPPVYSPTNTKAVVISSGDTVEGDSVTMSCSSDANPPVLIYTWFKREDPDILLTSNQKFNISNLSKQHSGFYYCTAYNQLGRHNATPVHLDVLYAPRNTSLSVASGDLPTLSCSSDSNPISSYTWYGKTQGGVTLTGNGAKLTLSSQSLYKLYYCTAENRLGASNSSEWAHKSDNRVVTYAASAVTVASVVIFFAVFLWIWRRASGSSSRREECTKNNSPPVYGNISDSTSDPTQTTSSEVQDSVQYRSVYFSHSNAQEVPLYSTVQLPKVYSQKEEVEYATVSLVTYSDVREEEIYKNLKFQK; encoded by the exons ATGTATATGGTACACACCATTTGCAGATATTATTGTGGATACATACGGAGTAATGCGATTAAAAAGCTGAGCTGTGTCACCACCTGCACTTTGTCTGACATCCCCACTTACATCTGGTACAAGAACGGACATGTTATTTACGAGAACAAAAAAGTAATGAATGTCAATAGTTTAAATGCAGGCAGCTACTCCTGTGCTGTAAAGGGACATGAGGATCTTCGCTCTCCTGCTGTCT gtcatTTTGATCCGAAGAAATGCTGGAGTGTGACTTACTCATCCCAGACTATCTGCTCTGTAATTGGCTCGTCAGTGGACATTCACAGTTATTATACCTTCCCTAATTATCACAAGGTCACAAGCAAGTTCTGGTTTGTTAAAGAGCAGGTTAACATTGAGCCTGTGGATATGATAGAGGATGAAACGTATCAGGGCCGAGTGCAGTACACACACAGTTCCCTGAATAACTGTAGTCTGAGAATCACCAATCTGAGAGAGACAGACGCTCAAACATACACATTCAGATTCTTCACCGACTGGGACAAATTCATGGGCGAACCTGGAGTCCTACTGTCGGTTACAG ATCTGAAGGTTATAGTCCAGTCAGACTGGAGTGATCAGAACATACAGCTGAGCTGTAACACCACTTGCACTCTGTCTCACAACACAATTTACATCTGGTACAAGAACGAACAGCGTGTTCCTGAGTGTAAATCTGCCTCCTGCTCTGTAGCAGCAGACAGTGGTGAGGTCAGTTACAGCTGTGCTGTTGAACCTCATGAGAGTTTCCGATCTCCtccagtgt ATTCCCCTACAAACACCAAAGCAGTGGTGATTTCCTCTGGAGACACGGTAGAAGGAGATTCAGTGACTATGAGCTGCAGCAGTGACGCAAATCCTCCTGTTCTCATCTACACCTGGTTCAAGCGAGAAGATCCAGATATACTGCTGACATCAAACCAGAAATTCAACATCAGCAACCTCAGCAAACAGCACAGCGGATTCTACTACTGTACTGCTTACAACCAGCTGGGACGCCACAACGCTACACCCGTACACCTGGACGTCTTAT ACGCTCCTCGAAACACATCGTTGTCTGTCGCGTCTGGTGATTTGCCTACACTGTCATGCTCAAGTGACTCAAACCCCATCAGCTCGTACACCTGGTATGGAAAAACGCAAGGAGGCGTGACGCTGACTGGAAATGGTGCTAAATTAACTTTATCATCACAATCCTTATACAAATTGTATTACTGTACAGCAGAAAATCGACTCGGGGCTTCCAATTCGTCCGAATGGGCACATAAATCAG ATAACAGAGTCGTGACGTACGCCGCATCCGCAGTCACTGTTGCTTCGGTTGTGATATTTTTCGCTGTATTTCTCTGGATATG GAGACGAGCATCAGGGTCGAGTAGCAGAAGGGAGGAGTGCACCAAA AATAACTCCCCTCCTGTGTATGGGAACATCTCAGACTCGACGTCTGACCCCACACAAACAACCTCCTCAGAAGTTCAGGACAGTGTTCAGTACCGCAGTGTTTATTTCAGCCACTCGAATGCACAGGAGGTGCCTCTCTACTCAACTGTTCAACTGCCAAAGGTTTATAGTCAGAAGGAGGAAGTAGAATATGCTACAGTGAGCCTTGTCACGTACAGTGATGTTCG agagGAAGAAATCTACAAGAATCTGAAATTCCAAAAATAA
- the LOC124379964 gene encoding sialoadhesin-like isoform X1, whose product MYMVHTICRYYCGYIRSNAIKKLSCVTTCTLSDIPTYIWYKNGHVIYENKKVMNVNSLNAGSYSCAVKGHEDLRSPAVCHFDPKKCWSVTYSSQTICSVIGSSVDIHSYYTFPNYHKVTSKFWFVKEQVNIEPVDMIEDETYQGRVQYTHSSLNNCSLRITNLRETDAQTYTFRFFTDWDKFMGEPGVLLSVTDLKVIVQSDWSDQNIQLSCNTTCTLSHNTIYIWYKNEQRVPECKSASCSVAADSGEVSYSCAVEPHESFRSPPVYSPTNTKAVVISSGDTVEGDSVTMSCSSDANPPVLIYTWFKREDPDILLTSNQKFNISNLSKQHSGFYYCTAYNQLGRHNATPVHLDVLYAPRNTSLSVASGDLPTLSCSSDSNPISSYTWYGKTQGGVTLTGNGAKLTLSSQSLYKLYYCTAENRLGASNSSEWAHKSDNRVVTYAASAVTVASVVIFFAVFLWICRRRASGSSSRREECTKNNSPPVYGNISDSTSDPTQTTSSEVQDSVQYRSVYFSHSNAQEVPLYSTVQLPKVYSQKEEVEYATVSLVTYSDVREEEIYKNLKFQK is encoded by the exons ATGTATATGGTACACACCATTTGCAGATATTATTGTGGATACATACGGAGTAATGCGATTAAAAAGCTGAGCTGTGTCACCACCTGCACTTTGTCTGACATCCCCACTTACATCTGGTACAAGAACGGACATGTTATTTACGAGAACAAAAAAGTAATGAATGTCAATAGTTTAAATGCAGGCAGCTACTCCTGTGCTGTAAAGGGACATGAGGATCTTCGCTCTCCTGCTGTCT gtcatTTTGATCCGAAGAAATGCTGGAGTGTGACTTACTCATCCCAGACTATCTGCTCTGTAATTGGCTCGTCAGTGGACATTCACAGTTATTATACCTTCCCTAATTATCACAAGGTCACAAGCAAGTTCTGGTTTGTTAAAGAGCAGGTTAACATTGAGCCTGTGGATATGATAGAGGATGAAACGTATCAGGGCCGAGTGCAGTACACACACAGTTCCCTGAATAACTGTAGTCTGAGAATCACCAATCTGAGAGAGACAGACGCTCAAACATACACATTCAGATTCTTCACCGACTGGGACAAATTCATGGGCGAACCTGGAGTCCTACTGTCGGTTACAG ATCTGAAGGTTATAGTCCAGTCAGACTGGAGTGATCAGAACATACAGCTGAGCTGTAACACCACTTGCACTCTGTCTCACAACACAATTTACATCTGGTACAAGAACGAACAGCGTGTTCCTGAGTGTAAATCTGCCTCCTGCTCTGTAGCAGCAGACAGTGGTGAGGTCAGTTACAGCTGTGCTGTTGAACCTCATGAGAGTTTCCGATCTCCtccagtgt ATTCCCCTACAAACACCAAAGCAGTGGTGATTTCCTCTGGAGACACGGTAGAAGGAGATTCAGTGACTATGAGCTGCAGCAGTGACGCAAATCCTCCTGTTCTCATCTACACCTGGTTCAAGCGAGAAGATCCAGATATACTGCTGACATCAAACCAGAAATTCAACATCAGCAACCTCAGCAAACAGCACAGCGGATTCTACTACTGTACTGCTTACAACCAGCTGGGACGCCACAACGCTACACCCGTACACCTGGACGTCTTAT ACGCTCCTCGAAACACATCGTTGTCTGTCGCGTCTGGTGATTTGCCTACACTGTCATGCTCAAGTGACTCAAACCCCATCAGCTCGTACACCTGGTATGGAAAAACGCAAGGAGGCGTGACGCTGACTGGAAATGGTGCTAAATTAACTTTATCATCACAATCCTTATACAAATTGTATTACTGTACAGCAGAAAATCGACTCGGGGCTTCCAATTCGTCCGAATGGGCACATAAATCAG ATAACAGAGTCGTGACGTACGCCGCATCCGCAGTCACTGTTGCTTCGGTTGTGATATTTTTCGCTGTATTTCTCTGGATATG CAGGAGACGAGCATCAGGGTCGAGTAGCAGAAGGGAGGAGTGCACCAAA AATAACTCCCCTCCTGTGTATGGGAACATCTCAGACTCGACGTCTGACCCCACACAAACAACCTCCTCAGAAGTTCAGGACAGTGTTCAGTACCGCAGTGTTTATTTCAGCCACTCGAATGCACAGGAGGTGCCTCTCTACTCAACTGTTCAACTGCCAAAGGTTTATAGTCAGAAGGAGGAAGTAGAATATGCTACAGTGAGCCTTGTCACGTACAGTGATGTTCG agagGAAGAAATCTACAAGAATCTGAAATTCCAAAAATAA